The Lytechinus variegatus isolate NC3 chromosome 1, Lvar_3.0, whole genome shotgun sequence nucleotide sequence ttgaattgaatgaatcttgaatcttgaaaggAAATTTTTGAACCTGCCACATATTACCTTATTTGATAAAGTCATATTCTTATTTGTAAGCCAATTAACTACTATTGGGATTGCACATCAGTGTAAGATGATACATTGTAGATGTGGTTGGTCAGGGTAAAACAGAATAAACCCTCATGTTATtcatttaatgataataataatatgcaacatttatatagcgcttaatacaaatgtttctaagcactgcatactattaacccggctttagcacggctactcTGAACGGGCGcttcgagcattcaaggaattcattcctacccatttactacacctgggtcgagtttggcaaatgtagataaacgccttgccaaaggatgctagtgctgcggtgggatttgaaccccagaccttgtgggtcaaagtccaaagacttaTTGACTCAGCCACAACGCTTCTACAATTTAAATTGTCTTTAGATTTATAGTATTCTTAACAACATACGAATTGAAAAGACTTTTTTATCAAAGGATTGAAAGACCACTCTGGGTGGGGGTGGGTAATTTTGTTCCGGCTTGAATCAATGTGTGATTAAATATACTACTGCTATagagaaaagcaaagaaaaaggaTTGACAAACAGAATCAAACTCAATATGAGAAAATTTGCTGTTTGGATTCAATCTGGATTTTTGTGTGGATTTGGTAACTTGGACAAGGTAATCTCATAGATTTGACTATTGAGAGTGATgctttttattaatgatttatacaGTGATATCGGCATCTTCAGATACAACAGTGAAAGTATGGAATGCACACAAAGGCTTCTGTATGTCAACGTTAAGAACGCACAAggtaagaaaaatacaaaacttTCATCCTCAAGTTCTTTAAAAGATGGACATTTTGAAAACAGTAGGAAGGAAAAGGGAGGAAAATTGTGTacacatttttataaaaatattttccatttcTTATTTAAATCTTTGTTTTTGAATCCTTAAAGTTTTctgtttataatatatataagtTAGATTATTACAACAGTAACAAACCTAAATGGAATTGATTTTGATCATTAAGAGTGAAAACcatctttcatttattcatgaaatgttgTGGGAAGAGCTTCTCACAAAAGAAATTCATCAGGAAAACCTCTTTCTAAGGCCATTGTCTAAAATTATCTGTGAACTGGTTCTTAAGGGTTAAAAACTTAAATACTGGATAGTTACTCTGAAATTCTTTCTATATGATTATGTTGTCTTTGTTATAATTCTATTTCAGGATTATGTGAAAGCTTTAGCATATGCCAAAGATAAAGAGTGGGTAGCCTCTGCTGGTCTGGACAAACAGATCTTCCTTTGGGATGTGAACACATTAACAGCACTCACAGCTACCAATAATACAGTCACAAGTAAGTCTCTATTGAGATTAGACCTAAGTTCTGtttcaatcaaaatatattaaatttgCCCTATCGAATTTCATTTTTTCGGGAGCTtgttacaatgttttgtaaattaaaggtaaatgctagttttggtaacgatatcaaaatgagttcgtacagaatccaatgaaatgaccaccaaagtgtccgtttgtataaataaaacgtatgtgccgacggattctggaagaaattgtgtaattgctgagaaatcagccaataagcacaggattcgggtcaagcatcgggcacgacattcatggcaataattatacactgtcccacgtgtgcttatctgtgttggtgatctttagtgtgaacatttttcagcgtagatttcaagatttcacaaagttcagtttatgtaactgtaccagatctagatcctcgatgatatactgacaattaagccttgttttacagactttctcatgaaatcagtatttACTGCAATTCCTGGCATTCCTCTTTAGTAGTGATGAAATTGTatgcttttcttttctttatacaCTATACCAGTATTTAATGTAGAGAGATAACCTGATTGGCAATATACAGTTTTAAGTTATTAatggggaagtttaccctgacaaaaaaaagtttattgtaaaactggcagaaaaaaaatgattaaaaaaaaatggttaaggTTTGAGTGAAAGTTGACCTTCCATCCATAAAAGTAGAATATTTGCCAAAGTTGAAGCAATTTTTTACCAGATTGTGTTAAACATGTGCTACCTCttctaaattatatttttcagaaGCATTCTGAGGTCCCAACAGATTTACATGTAACTTAGGCAAAGTTACCCGTGAATGAgtacattgtttttgttttgtattactttttttgaattttcattgttaCTTTCCAAAAGTAAATAACATTAATGGTGcacattgatttgatttatctATTAGCATCTTCTCTGAATGGTCAGAAGGATTCTATCTACAGTCTAGCTATGAATCAGTCAGGATCAGTCATAATATCGGGATCAACTGAAAAGGTATCAACCAACTCATTTGTAATCagtttaaaaatacatgtatataaggtATCACATGGAGGAGTGAACATTTCATTCaagttttattatttcaatctGTTGCTACATTTTTAATTATCTGGaatgaatatgatattattaaatcacaagtccaccccaacaaagagctgatttgaataacaagagaaaaatccaaaaagcattacactaaaatttcatcaaaatcggatgtaaaataagaaagttatgacatttaaaagtttcgcttaatttcacaaaacagttatatgcacattctggttgttatgcaaatgaggagactgatgagtgatgacatcatccactcactatttcttttgtattttattacgtgaaataagaaatattctaattttttcctcattgccaagtgaattaaggattaattcctccctgaacatgtggaattagcattgtttactACTATACggttcagtcaaattggtccttattgtcaaatctataaaaaatgaaatattatataattcgataaaaaacaaaagaaatagtgagtgagggacatcatcatcTGTCTCATTTACATGTCAAGGAGtagtgcatatcactgttttgtgaaaaataagcaaaaatttaaaatgccatttcttattttacatccaattttgatgaaattttcagcgttatgctactttgatttttcttgattcattcaaatcatcatttttgggggtggactgACCTTTAATAATGGTATGTTTAGCAGCTCCAAGTATGCTAGTTCACAGGAAAAAGCTAGTGATATTTATATCTCCACCCCATTTCCAATCCCATAACCTTgataaattttatatatttatccAATTGTATCTGACTGATTCTGAATATCCACATTGCATACATTCATTGGGTGTGCCCTATTACGTAactttaagaacagctttatgaaccaGCCCCTGTGCCCTGCTACAAATCTGCTTACtaaatggtttatttttttatgattcattGTAGGTTCTGAGAGTATGGGATCCAAAGACATGTGCCAAGATCATGAAGCTGAAAGGACACACAGATAATGTCAAGGCATTAGTCATTAACAGAGATGGCACTCAGGTATCTAAAATTTGATGTCAATCATTCAGAGTTTGAaagttttcatttcatctttatgGGAGAGTATGcttattcatgaatgttcaatGGATTTGAATTCATAATgcatgtagatttttttttaagtatctTCAGTGTAATAGGCAGcgtgaaaaaaattcaaatcacaAGTAAGAGGTTTAGCTGCAGTGAGTTGAGTTTGAAAATGAGTTGGCTCTGCGAAACTTACCGttgttaaaataatttgtttgggGGTGGGGCATTTTGGGCATTACTAAATTAAAAGCATTGGTATACCTCTTGAAGCCACAGGACAACtctgaaaattaattaaattttgccaaattttaaagtcaaatgttcattgaactTTCTGTAGGTGAGATTACACATGGCCTTTTCCTAATTTTGAACAGCATTAAAGTTAGGCTTCTTTGTAGGGAATTTGACTAATGTGAAGAATTTGTTCTCTTCTAAAGTTACTGTTTGATGACCACATTTTTCATTGCCATCTTTTGATTTGACTGTTTAGTCTCCTACCAGCCCTGCTTACTAAAAGATTAATTACCATTTCAAATGAACTACTGAAATGTTTATCAACTTTGCAAATTAGAAGTTTGAAGCTACAAGAGATATCATGCTCTAATGTAAGGTAACATCTTTGTGATAGATATATAGTACATGAGACAAACCTTTTCAGTAAAGGCtctcaaaagaaagaaaacaaaaattgttttgcacaaacaaaatttcaaatgttgGAAAGGTACTTCATTTGATGAAATAGGTTgtacaatttttcttttgtttttaaacaattgtCATTGACCAGTGTCTGTCTGGCAGTTCAGATGGTACAATACGCCTATGGTCTCTGGGTCAACAGCGCTGTATAGCCACCTATCGCATCCATGAGGAAGGTGTGTGGGCATTGCGTGCCAATGAATCCTTCACCACGTTCTACTCTGGTGGTCGAGACTGCTATGTTTACCAGACAGACATCAGGAACCCGGATGCGAGCGAGCTGATCTGTGAAGAGAGTTCTTCTGTCTTGAGGATAGAGTTAGTACCACAGGAAGATGCCATCTGGGTGGCTACCACCAGCTCTCAACTCAATCAATGGGTCAGTGCAGGGTTTCAATATGTTTTTCCATTTtacagttgttgttttttttttcatgagatttttttttaattcagctGAATTTaacatatctacatgtaagtaCCAAATTTAATTTCAACTTGTCTTTCCATCATTAACAATTTGGTATTGATTGTTACAAAATTGGTTTAATTTCTGTTTACTGTTGTACAATATTgaatataaagatatttttagATTTGTTTGAAAAGTCTTTCATAGATGTATGATGCATAAACAAGtttgataagaataataaattgAGGATGCATAGGTGCTACATTATACCATGGTTACAGTTATTCTTtgtgaaatgggggggggggttaagagaGGGATTTTTTCTGAAGTATTCCTCAGAAACACACCAATAGAGGAAATGTACAAagtaatgtattcattttattttatctacCTACAGAGCCTAACAAGTAGAGGAGGCAGGAATGTGGATGATTATGACAACGTAGGCACAGAAAATGAATGCCCTAAACCAAAGATGACTATAGAGGGAGGTTCAAGCATCAGACAGTACCACATACTCAATGACAAGAGACATATCCTGACAAAAGACACCGACGATAGAGTGGCACTCTGGGATGTTTTAATGGTAAGGTTAAAGAGatttatttatcaaaactttaaatATCCAATTGATAGGTTAAATGGAGCCAATCTGACTTGTTTATGATCTAAGAAGTGAATACCGGTAGGCCTATTCATCAGAAATTTAGATGTTGTTTATGCTCTAAGTACcattttatgatgttttttCGCACTGTCAGAGAGTtggcatttttttacattaaccAGTTAGAGGCCAGTAGTTCTCAAACAATCAAAACCATGGATTTGATTGAAATTAACAGAGCTGGGagctgttgcagaaagagttgcagcTAAACGCAACTAAGGGAATCAAGGACAAGTCCCTAATGCACACTTATGACCTgctaaaaatgaaattctttCTGCAATGTACCACAACGACACTTTAATGAAACAGTCCCATTATGTCTACTTGTggcacctttttttttaaattaatcaggtttttccttttcccttttgttCTACTTTCCTTTAGATCTCTCATTCATACATTCCATCTTCTGCACAAGCTTTATCTTTTTCATAtagatttcatattttgatgcaaattatttacattgtatttctGTTATTCTGTTAAAGCAGGAACCCCCGGTTTGGTTTTCTTAAAGCTTTTTTGCATGACTTTATTCATAACTAGTGACAGAATCTGTTGGTATAAGAAATActtttgatattgaaatattccttttgtgtgtgtgttgtttTCATGTGGGATTAATTTCCTATTACCCTGATAACAGACCACTGGTTGCGAGTAAAGTTATAAGTAAGTTACAGATTTATGAAAAGTTGGTGAATCTTGTACCATAACTCAGTTATTGTTCACTTTGCTTATTACCTCAGTGAGAGCTTGGTTGGTCTGGCATTCCAACAACCTCTGCTGAAACTGTATTCCTCATTACTCAATACTGGTGAGCATTCCTGAACAATCGTATGAAATAACCACATCACTTTGTTTATGTTTTTCCTTAGGCCAAGAAAGTGGAAGACCTTGGTCATGCAGATTTTGAAGTGGAAATAAAGAATAGATTCCAGATGATTTACGTTCCAAATTGGTTTGCAGTCGACCTCAAGATAGGAGTAAGTACATTGTCAATCCTTCAGTTTgtaaaagaatgaagaaaatttaTTCATCAAAAGCCCACTCCAGGATTCATTGCCTTGACATCTTTGTGGTTCCAATTCATGATCAATATTTTTCCacaaatatatttgtattcCCTTGTAAATTTGAGAATGTTTTAATCATGATCAATTGTAtagttaaaaaaacaacaacagaaaatgAGTTGacaattatattttcaaacactgTATTCTATATGTTGGATGGCTAACTGAATAAAGGTGGGCTTTTATTCAGATATTATAGTATCCCCATAATAATAGCTAGAATAATTCTTTTGATATTACAAATGATATATAGCAAATAGACAGTTTGTGTGTATGAGTATTTGTAGTGGAAAGTTGACAAAATTTATCAGCCAGGTATTTAAAGTAATAATTAATTATAAATCTGTTGTTATGCAGATGCTGTGCATACACTTAGAGGAGTCAGACTGTTTTGCTGCATGGGTTTCTTCAAAGGATAGTGGATTAGGGCCAGCTGATGCTCCTGATATTAAAGGTAGATATTGACAGGCTCTcgaaaataatagaaaatagtgatgattatagttTCCCTTTTCCAGAGATAATACCGGTAATAATTATAGGCATTTATATTGTGCCATCTAtatagaaatattctattcagaggcacgttgttattattaccccagctttagctcaagctgacTTTCAGCACTCATGAATTCAAGGTATTAATCCTGCTGGccctgggtacccattcacctcaccaggattgagtgcagcacaatgtggataaatttcttgctgaaggaaattacgccatggctgggattcgaacccacgaccctctgtttcaaagtcagaagactaatccactgggccacaatgctccactgATTATCGATGCTGatgattattactattattaccctGGATTAAGATTAGCATTAACTTCCAGCACCAAGTGCATTCTAGGAATTCATGATGACAGGTAGCTAGCTATTCACCTCACGTGGGAATGAGTACAGCAGAATGtgaatgaatttcttgctgaaggaaaacatgccatgacCCATCACTGGGATTCGAACCGACAAGCCTTCGTTTGAAGATTGAGAGTTGTATTCACCAGACCATAGCATACCCACATGTACTTTTTTGGGCTCGTACTTTCCTTTTTCCCAAATTctttggcccatattctgaactctggtttacattaaaccctggtttaaagttgagggttaactatggagagccaattggagcacaaatccttaacagtacacattcaatATATTAACTGATATGACACcaaaattgtctgggaatgacaactgaagtatttttcttcattgtgaaagcaaaaggaaacaaaatagtaaacgtAATAAATATagaatataaacagaatttttgaacttttggctccccataattttagcacagagttaaaccatggtctaagttaaacctgacttcagaatacgggcttttgtgtttttccatttatttttaatgtaatgaaCTTATTTCTTCTTCCATGCACATTTTACCTTACTGTATTGTAAGACATCAAGGGCCAAGTCCCCCAAAAGATTGAATGAATAGATTGATATTGATCAAGCAAAATGTCATACTTCAATAAAACTTGATTGAACAGTTCTGTATTTTGGCTTATCTTCTTATTTACTTTCATGTCTGAATAAAGTGGTCCATAGAGCTCTTTTAAATTGCATGTGATATTTAACATGTTCAAATTTACTaatgattttaaaattctgTTTCTGGTCCTTGTACAGGATTATCTAAATGTCAACATATCTTTTTGCACTGTTTTCTTGTCTCGTGCAGTTAACTACGGAGGACTTGTCCTACAGGCCTTATTGGAGCACTGGCCAAGAACACATGCATATGATCCAGACAGCATCAACGGACATGGTAAGAACTTATTAAATTATCAAAACCTCTTTCAAGAATTGGGAGATAATCTTTTATCATTAGGCCTAATTTAGTTCAGTAGGTCCACCGAAGACTAATGATTATTACTGATTAAATTCATTGTTTGTTTCAACATTACAAATGtaagatgaatattttccatattaatgtgaagatatgaaaaataaaagaaataacttAACAAATGTTGAATGCTTCTATGAAAAGTTGTTTCTCAAATGATCACCATAATTCTACAGTGAATGGCATCGACACCAGTACAGACGACATTAACCTGACGGTCAACTCATCATCGCCGACCTCTCCAAACCCACCTCACACCGTCATCAACAAGGGGAACAGCTACTTCAGTGTCTCTGCCCACACGCCTGTCATCTTCAGTGAGGTTGGAGGTCGTACCCTCTTCCGTTTCCTGTGCAGAGATGCCTGTGGAGATTCAGAGAGGATGCTACTCAATGAGAATGTGCCTCAGTGGGTGGTCTCTGTCACTGTAGAGGTAGGCTCTCTTCTCATTTGATCTTGTATTTATCACTTCCTTCTCTCTGTGTCAGGGCTCTTTTTTTCCACCAgtgtgattttgaaaaaaatcaatccattGACTGACCACAGGATGAAGGGTCCAGTAACACAAATGTTAACGCTTGATCCATACTGGTTTTTATGCTTGATTGCTATCAAGAATATAAGTCAAATGTATGATCAATCacgctttgtgttacgggccccggATGTTCCTTGTATAAAGTCAACTAGTAATACGGACATATGATGAAACAAATACAGCTCACAGAAGCATTGCTTTAGTGATATATTCATCAATCCAGGATGGTTTTCTTAGAGCTGTGTAATTTTCACATGACTGGTGATCTATTCTTGGGTGCTACTGGTAAATCAGATTCGCAATCGTATTGATCCTATCAGCTAAAATTGAACTAAACTACTAGTAAACTTTGCAGATTGAAATTTTTGTTGTGTGCACATCTGAATGCAAATattttgtcagattttttttttcttcagattttggAAAATAAGCATAAGGGCAGGTCACCAGTCATTTGCAACAGTTGTGTGCAACTTAAGGATTTGTCAAACAATCTCTCTGGAAGCTTTACCAGTTTCAATCATAATGATCCTCTTGACCTTTTTTCAACACAGgattataatgattatgaaCCTCAAATAGTTACTTCATCTTCAGCAGTTTCAGATTCAAAGACTTTACTGCGTAAAAGCTCTATATTTCATGcaattttcgtttttttttctttgcagcaCAACCAACCAAAGTTCAACAAAATATCATTCTTTCTTCAACCTCACAACCCATCTGGAAACAGAACCTTGAAAAAGTAAGTATTgatatccatattttatttgcTGACAAATAAAGAGTAGATTGCCgatgaataagaaaataaataattgcacACTGCTTTTTAGTGACACGGGATGTATGCTGATAGTCTTCAGGCACAGGCCTTTatgcccaaattcacaaaggtggtttcgaaAACCCttggttgagtccatggtttatgcagatttcccgtataaattacgcttaatttagcgcgcaTCGAGCGCGTATATAAAatatgtccaatgctgatgcaggCTTTTGTTACAGTGCGCCAAATGGACGCCTgctgccgtggttatccacgctgttcatgagtccactgtttttattcatgagtccactcttcaaacagaggactcatgaataaaatagcgtatctagcCAAGGTAACAGGCATAAATTTAGCGCTCTGTGAccaaagcgcgcatcagcattggacatgttttatacacgcggTAAATTACGCTTCAtttatacaagaaatctgcataaaccatggattcaaccgtgggttttcaaaaccacctttgtgaattcagtcCTTTGTGTCTAGTCTTTACTATTGACCTTTAATTGGTTTAAGTATGAATCTGTGCTTGCAGGCAATGATGTAGTTAAAAATACCtatttcatcttcaaaatccaTACATGCTTACTATATATTGAAGGGAGACTTTGCAGAACAACACCTCTGCTCATTGTGGGATTTTCATACCATATCAATCTCATACAGATTCTGCAAAACTGTAATGCCTTGATAATAAACTATAAAATTTCCTATTGCTGTTACCTCTCGATAGATTTGCCAAGTAGAATTTGATTAAACATCACTTTTCCCAAAATCGCTGTTTATGATTTTAGGCTTCAGTTTATCAACCATCATCATGTTGATGGAGTCGCCAATTAAAATTTGGCTTTGCCTCATCGGGAAAAAAAATGCTCCTCCCTCTATTACCATGTGTGGTCAATTGTACTATCTCACCCATTTGCATTTACTATCTGCATATTATTTCATTACAGGGATAGGCTATCAGCAAGTGACATGCTCCAGGCCAGAAAGGTTTTAGAGCATGTGTATGAGAAGGTGATGGGAGCGTacacatcatcttcatcaccgcCAGCGGGGGCAACAAATGGATACGGGAACGGAGAGGGAGGCGACAGGGATTCTGAACTAAGCAGTATCTCTGAAGAGAAAGTGGAGTTATTATGCCAGGACCAAgtaagtttctttttttatatatacattccTATTCCAATATATTGAATGACTGGTGCTGGTTCAGAACCATAGTTTGAATGCAAGCTTTTCATATGGGTGCTTGGAAAATCTACTACAATAATTGTAAATAATTGTTCAATTATTAAACATCTCTGGTGATGAAATTCAATCTTTTCTGGGAGTGATATTTCAGTTGATCAAGTAGGAAGTCAGAATTCCAGACAACTTGAGGAGCATTGCAATGCAAACAAAGTTTAGATCATTTGGCTACCCATAGTTAAACCTATGTTCAGAATAACACTCCTATACTTTAACCTCACCTTAAGTTCGTTATTATAGTAAGCTTGGTTTAATACCGTTTTGCTCTGTACTTTCACTTCAGAAATTCAGaagcttctttttcttttctgagTTAACGGCAAGAATTGCAAACAAAATTGTTGGATATGGAACTGTCtttcaaataaatcataaaaaatagtattaaagttagattcaattttttatttcattttgccaaTTTTCATGGATAAATATAAACTAAACTCATCAATTATGATAGCTTTCTTTGTTACTTAATGGATTCTATTCCTTTTTTAGGTACTGGATCCCAACATGGACCTTCGGACAATCAAGCATTTTATCTGGAAGAGTGGTGGTGATCTCACATTGTTATACCGCAGCAAGCATCCAAACGCAACCTGAGCATATTCCCTCAGTCAGTACTGACATTTGTGTTAAACGGTGAATTATATGTGGTGCTTAGCCCCCTTTCAGACTACCTTGCATAGACAGTGCATGCATGTGGCTGGATGTTGATGATTCTGTGCAATTTATGAGGGCAGTGTAGTTAGGAGGGAGAAGCAAACAGTAACTGCAGATCTGATATGCTGCTCTACTGTATCACCAATATCACTAATGCACAAGAGAATATGTGTGAACCAGTTCTCACAGTGGATAATAGTTGTCCTGCATCCTGAGAAGCAGCTTACTGCAGCAAGTATACCAGTTGTGGATATCTATCAGATGGTCTCTTGTTTTCATATTGAATAAGGAGCTTCTGGATACCAGTGCCATTCGGGAACAGAGCCAAGACATCTCTCTATTTACTCCTTTGTCACATTAGGACCTTCATGGCATCTAAGCTTTTCACTGTTTAAACTAGATCATATTATCATAGAATTACTTGAAATAACACCCGGAAAGCAATGCTCCTAGTAGGTGCAAATGTGTGACCTGCAACCCGTATTCACAAAGCTGAACAATTGATCATGGTGCTGACTTCTACAATTGTTTGATCAATCGTGAAAGTCAGCCCCAACGATCgatcgctaagctttatgttacgggGGCCCAGGGCACTGCTTTGTAGGTGCAAATGTGTGATCTGCAACCCGTATTCACAAAGCTGAACAATTGATCATGGTGCTGATTTCTACAattgtttgatcaatggtaAAATTCAGCCCCAACGATCAATCGCTGAGCTTTATGTTACGGAGGCCCAGGgcactgttttgtgaaagttGCCATGAGGTGATGTTTTCAGTGatatccttggttttgattggttgagatgCACTGTAATTATGTTAATGTCACTGATGACAGCAATCATGGAATGGCGTCCCAGGGCCCATTTCAC carries:
- the LOC121423628 gene encoding WD repeat-containing protein 48-like, whose product is MAVHHRQPSNSRRKVQVSYVIRDEVEKKHRSGVNALQFDPVLNRLYSAGRDSIVRIWNLADEKEQYVQSMEHHTDWVNDVVLCCGGRTLISASSDTTVKVWNAHKGFCMSTLRTHKDYVKALAYAKDKEWVASAGLDKQIFLWDVNTLTALTATNNTVTTSSLNGQKDSIYSLAMNQSGSVIISGSTEKVLRVWDPKTCAKIMKLKGHTDNVKALVINRDGTQCLSGSSDGTIRLWSLGQQRCIATYRIHEEGVWALRANESFTTFYSGGRDCYVYQTDIRNPDASELICEESSSVLRIELVPQEDAIWVATTSSQLNQWSLTSRGGRNVDDYDNVGTENECPKPKMTIEGGSSIRQYHILNDKRHILTKDTDDRVALWDVLMAKKVEDLGHADFEVEIKNRFQMIYVPNWFAVDLKIGMLCIHLEESDCFAAWVSSKDSGLGPADAPDIKVNYGGLVLQALLEHWPRTHAYDPDSINGHVNGIDTSTDDINLTVNSSSPTSPNPPHTVINKGNSYFSVSAHTPVIFSEVGGRTLFRFLCRDACGDSERMLLNENVPQWVVSVTVEHNQPKFNKISFFLQPHNPSGNRTLKKDRLSASDMLQARKVLEHVYEKVMGAYTSSSSPPAGATNGYGNGEGGDRDSELSSISEEKVELLCQDQVLDPNMDLRTIKHFIWKSGGDLTLLYRSKHPNAT